From Saccharothrix espanaensis DSM 44229, the proteins below share one genomic window:
- a CDS encoding DNA-3-methyladenine glycosylase, translated as MPRQLTEQELAVDPVDAARLLLGAVIQSTTPDGVVGVRIVEVEAYRGGDDPASHCYRGRTPRNDVMFGPAGHLYVYFVYGMHFCANVVSLTDGVPGAVLLRAGEVVEGEDLAQMRRPTARSTAELAKGPARLTGVLGLHREHNGTDLTAADASVRLFAGDPVTEIRTGPRVGVAVAVDVPWRFWIDSPAVSTYRRGTRRTRATPGLPS; from the coding sequence GTGCCTAGACAGCTCACCGAGCAGGAGCTGGCCGTCGACCCCGTCGACGCCGCCCGGCTCCTGCTCGGCGCCGTCATCCAGAGCACCACCCCCGACGGCGTGGTGGGCGTGCGGATCGTGGAAGTCGAGGCGTACCGGGGCGGCGACGACCCGGCGTCGCACTGCTACCGCGGCCGCACCCCGCGCAACGACGTGATGTTCGGGCCGGCCGGTCACCTGTACGTCTACTTCGTGTACGGGATGCACTTCTGCGCCAACGTCGTCTCGTTGACCGACGGCGTGCCCGGTGCCGTGCTGCTGCGCGCGGGCGAGGTGGTGGAAGGCGAAGACCTCGCCCAGATGCGCCGCCCGACCGCCCGCAGCACCGCCGAACTCGCCAAAGGCCCCGCGCGGCTCACCGGCGTGCTCGGACTGCACCGCGAGCACAACGGCACCGACCTCACCGCCGCGGACGCGTCCGTGCGACTGTTCGCGGGCGACCCGGTCACCGAGATCCGCACCGGGCCGCGCGTGGGCGTCGCGGTCGCCGTCGACGTGCCGTGGCGGTTCTGGATCGACTCGCCCGCCGTCAGCACCTACCGCAGGGGGACGCGGCGCACCCGCGCCACCCCGGGATTACCCTCCTGA
- the argB gene encoding acetylglutamate kinase, whose product MSQSAQDKAEVLIEALPWLQRFRGATVVVKYGGNAMVDDRLKRAFAQDMVFLKLAGLHPVVVHGGGPQIAAMLGRLGIHSEFRGGLRVTTPEAMDVVRMVLVGQVQRELVGLINEHGPFAVGLSGEDAHLLTAERRGTVVDGEQVDLGLVGDIVRVNPEAVLDIVRAGRIPVVSTVAPDAAGVVHNVNADTAAGAVAVALAAEKLVVLTDVEGLYADWPDKSSLLHRITADDLERLLPDLDSGMVPKMEACLRAVRGGVPEAHVIDGRLAHSVLLEVFTSAGVGTMVTEQMGES is encoded by the coding sequence ATGAGCCAGAGCGCGCAGGACAAGGCCGAGGTCCTGATCGAGGCGCTGCCGTGGTTGCAGCGCTTCCGGGGCGCGACGGTCGTCGTCAAGTACGGCGGCAACGCGATGGTGGACGACCGGCTCAAGCGGGCGTTCGCGCAGGACATGGTGTTCCTCAAGCTCGCCGGCCTGCACCCGGTCGTGGTGCACGGCGGCGGCCCGCAGATCGCCGCCATGCTCGGCCGGCTGGGCATCCACAGCGAGTTCCGCGGCGGCCTGCGGGTCACCACGCCCGAGGCGATGGACGTGGTCCGGATGGTCCTGGTCGGCCAGGTCCAGCGCGAGCTGGTCGGCCTGATCAACGAGCACGGCCCGTTCGCGGTCGGCCTGTCCGGCGAGGACGCGCACCTGCTCACCGCCGAACGCCGGGGCACCGTCGTGGACGGCGAGCAGGTCGACCTCGGGCTGGTCGGCGACATCGTCCGGGTGAACCCGGAGGCCGTGCTGGACATCGTCCGGGCGGGCCGCATCCCGGTGGTGTCCACGGTCGCCCCCGACGCGGCCGGCGTGGTGCACAACGTCAACGCCGACACCGCCGCCGGCGCGGTCGCCGTGGCGCTGGCGGCCGAGAAGCTCGTGGTCCTCACCGACGTGGAGGGCCTGTACGCGGACTGGCCGGACAAGTCGTCGCTGCTGCACCGGATCACGGCCGACGACCTGGAGCGGCTGCTGCCCGACCTCGACAGCGGCATGGTCCCGAAGATGGAGGCATGCCTGCGCGCGGTGCGCGGCGGCGTGCCCGAGGCGCACGTCATCGACGGCAGGCTCGCGCACTCGGTGCTGCTGGAGGTCTTCACCTCCGCCGGCGTCGGAACGATGGTGACCGAACAGATGGGGGAGTCATGA
- the argF gene encoding ornithine carbamoyltransferase, producing the protein MVRHFLRDDDLNPAEQAEVLDLADQLKADRLGPKPLAGPKSVAVIFEKNSTRTRLSFEVGIAQLGGNPVIIDGRSMQLGREETIEDTSRILSGYVDAVVWRTFAQKRIEAMASISRIPVINALTDEFHPCQVLADLQTIRRVHGTLAGLTVTYLGDGANNMSNSILLGGTTAGMHVRIASPVNFAPHPWVLDDARKRAAETGGSVEVVNDPRAAVDGSHVLVTDTWTSMGQENDGRDRVGPFRPFQVNADLVASTGVKTTVLHCLPAHRGWEITDEVLDGPDSAVWDEAENRLHAQKALLVWLLEQSR; encoded by the coding sequence ATGGTGCGGCACTTCCTGCGCGACGACGACCTGAACCCCGCCGAGCAGGCCGAGGTCCTCGACCTGGCCGACCAGCTCAAGGCCGACCGGCTCGGCCCCAAGCCGCTGGCCGGGCCCAAGTCCGTCGCGGTGATCTTCGAGAAGAACTCCACCCGCACCCGGCTGTCCTTCGAGGTCGGCATCGCCCAGCTCGGCGGCAACCCGGTGATCATCGACGGCCGGTCGATGCAGCTCGGCCGCGAGGAGACCATCGAGGACACCTCGCGGATCCTGTCCGGGTACGTCGACGCGGTGGTGTGGCGGACCTTCGCCCAGAAGCGCATCGAGGCGATGGCGTCGATCTCCCGCATCCCGGTGATCAACGCGCTGACCGACGAGTTCCACCCGTGCCAGGTGCTCGCCGACCTGCAGACCATCCGCCGCGTGCACGGCACCCTGGCCGGGCTCACCGTCACCTACCTCGGCGACGGCGCGAACAACATGTCCAACTCGATCCTGCTCGGCGGCACCACCGCCGGGATGCACGTCCGGATCGCGTCCCCGGTCAACTTCGCGCCCCACCCGTGGGTGCTCGACGACGCCCGCAAGCGCGCCGCCGAGACCGGCGGCAGCGTCGAGGTGGTCAACGACCCGCGCGCCGCCGTCGACGGGTCGCACGTGCTGGTCACCGACACGTGGACGTCCATGGGCCAGGAGAACGACGGCCGCGACCGGGTCGGCCCGTTCCGGCCGTTCCAGGTCAACGCCGACCTGGTCGCCTCCACCGGCGTGAAGACCACCGTCCTGCACTGCCTGCCCGCCCACCGCGGCTGGGAGATCACCGACGAGGTCCTCGACGGGCCCGACAGCGCCGTCTGGGACGAGGCCGAGAACCGCCTGCACGCCCAGAAGGCCCTCCTGGTGTGGCTGCTGGAGCAGTCGCGATGA
- a CDS encoding argininosuccinate synthase domain-containing protein: protein MTDLVVLAGPSDDRFAEGAVVVVDLGQDEDPGTARGTAEVVEVDARDEFAQRYGLPALQAGASHPDLVPALSQPLTAHHVVRVARHRGATAVAEQEVRVLTAPPVVPRPAHPNDHHELVVTFDHGVPVALDGETVTARPAVQELDLRAGGRHRERFDARSPWPRPTGGGKTSPWNPTSPASSGRPAGAGVSWCSPGSGSRWSAPLEQALDGVLDAARQHVCGEVRVLLPGGPAEVRPAAERGGHPLHQTVAKGFVQL from the coding sequence GTGACTGACCTGGTGGTCCTCGCCGGCCCGTCCGACGACCGGTTCGCCGAGGGCGCGGTGGTTGTCGTGGACCTCGGGCAGGACGAGGACCCCGGGACCGCCCGCGGCACGGCCGAGGTGGTGGAGGTCGACGCGCGCGACGAGTTCGCCCAGCGGTACGGCCTGCCCGCGCTCCAAGCCGGCGCGTCGCACCCCGACCTCGTGCCCGCCCTGTCCCAGCCGCTGACAGCCCACCACGTCGTACGGGTCGCACGGCATCGCGGCGCGACCGCCGTCGCCGAGCAGGAGGTCCGCGTGCTCACCGCCCCGCCCGTCGTGCCGCGACCTGCCCACCCGAACGACCACCACGAACTCGTCGTCACGTTCGACCATGGCGTGCCGGTCGCCCTCGACGGCGAGACGGTCACCGCGCGCCCAGCCGTCCAAGAGCTCGACCTCCGCGCCGGCGGGCGTCACCGCGAGCGGTTCGACGCACGCTCGCCCTGGCCGCGGCCTACCGGCGGTGGGAAGACCTCACCCTGGAACCCGACCTCGCCCGCTTCAAGCGGCAGGCCGGCCGGTGCTGGGGTGAGCTGGTGCTCGCCGGGCAGCGGTTCGCGCTGGTCCGCGCCCCTCGAACAGGCGCTGGACGGCGTCCTGGACGCCGCCCGGCAGCACGTCTGCGGCGAGGTCCGGGTCCTCCTGCCCGGCGGACCCGCCGAGGTGCGGCCGGCCGCCGAACGCGGCGGACACCCGTTGCACCAGACTGTGGCCAAGGGCTTCGTGCAGCTGTGA
- a CDS encoding acetylornithine transaminase yields MNDRQRWQAAMMDNYGTPGLTLVRGEGAYVWDVDGNRYLDLVTGLAVNALGHAHPAVVAAVTAQIGTLAHTSNLYINQPSLDLAERLLDLAGVDGDGRVLFCNSGAEANETAFKLSRRTGRTKVVATDGGFHGRTMGALTLTGQPAKRTPFEPLVPGVSHVPFGDVAALEAAIDDETAAFFVEPIQGEQGVVVPPEGYLQAAREITARHGALLVLDEVQTGVGRLGSWFGFQQVGIVPDVVTLAKGLGGGLPLGACLAFGPAKDLFGPGQHGTTFGGNAVCCAAGLAVLDTIAADGLLEHTAAVGKEIAAGVEALGHPLISGVRGAGLLLGITLREAVSAKAAAAAQRAGYLVNPVQPDVLRLAPPLILDEADAHRLVADLPSLLTEES; encoded by the coding sequence ATGAACGACCGGCAGCGGTGGCAGGCCGCGATGATGGACAACTACGGCACCCCCGGCCTGACCCTGGTCCGCGGCGAGGGCGCCTACGTGTGGGACGTCGACGGCAACCGCTACCTGGACCTGGTGACGGGGCTCGCGGTCAACGCCCTGGGCCACGCCCACCCGGCGGTCGTCGCGGCGGTCACCGCCCAGATCGGCACGCTCGCGCACACCTCGAACCTCTACATCAACCAGCCCTCGCTCGACCTCGCCGAGCGGCTGCTCGACCTGGCCGGCGTCGACGGCGACGGCCGCGTGCTGTTCTGCAACTCCGGCGCGGAGGCCAACGAGACCGCGTTCAAGCTCAGCCGGCGCACCGGCCGCACCAAGGTCGTCGCCACCGACGGCGGCTTCCACGGCCGCACGATGGGCGCGCTCACGCTCACCGGCCAGCCCGCCAAGCGCACCCCGTTCGAACCGCTGGTCCCCGGCGTCTCGCACGTCCCGTTCGGCGACGTCGCCGCGCTGGAGGCCGCGATCGACGACGAGACCGCCGCGTTCTTCGTGGAGCCGATCCAGGGCGAGCAGGGCGTCGTCGTCCCGCCGGAGGGCTACCTCCAGGCCGCCCGCGAGATCACCGCCCGGCACGGCGCGCTGCTCGTGCTCGACGAGGTGCAGACCGGCGTCGGCCGGCTCGGCTCCTGGTTCGGCTTCCAGCAGGTCGGGATCGTGCCGGACGTGGTCACCCTGGCCAAGGGGCTGGGCGGCGGCCTGCCGCTGGGCGCCTGCCTGGCCTTCGGCCCGGCCAAGGACCTGTTCGGACCCGGCCAGCACGGGACCACGTTCGGCGGCAACGCGGTGTGCTGCGCGGCCGGCCTCGCGGTGCTGGACACCATCGCCGCCGACGGCCTGCTGGAGCACACCGCCGCCGTCGGCAAGGAGATCGCGGCCGGCGTCGAGGCGCTGGGCCACCCGCTGATCTCCGGGGTGCGGGGAGCCGGCCTGCTGCTCGGCATCACGCTGCGCGAGGCGGTCTCGGCGAAGGCCGCGGCGGCCGCGCAGCGGGCCGGCTACCTGGTCAACCCGGTCCAGCCGGACGTGCTGCGGCTCGCGCCCCCGCTCATCCTGGACGAGGCCGACGCCCACCGGCTGGTCGCCGACCTGCCGTCGTTGCTGACCGAGGAGTCCTGA
- a CDS encoding EF-hand domain-containing protein: MASDLQKRKGSIVFRAMDADDDGFLERADFEALTDRWVAIRGDSGEARLRELMMGWWETLLAASDQDRDEKVTFDELLSVIDNLGTMLDLVVATAESMFEAVDEDGDGEISAEEYSWMIRAWTGAETSTGDVFARLDVNGDGHISKGEFARHWVEFWAGDDEDAPGTYVFGEV; the protein is encoded by the coding sequence GTGGCCAGCGACTTGCAGAAGCGGAAGGGCTCCATCGTGTTCCGCGCGATGGACGCCGACGACGACGGTTTCCTGGAGCGGGCGGACTTCGAGGCGCTCACCGACCGCTGGGTCGCGATCCGCGGCGACAGCGGCGAGGCCCGGCTGCGCGAGCTGATGATGGGCTGGTGGGAGACGCTGCTCGCGGCGTCCGACCAGGACCGGGACGAGAAGGTCACCTTCGACGAGCTGCTGTCGGTGATCGACAACCTGGGCACCATGCTGGACCTCGTGGTGGCCACGGCGGAGTCGATGTTCGAGGCGGTGGACGAGGACGGCGACGGCGAGATCTCGGCCGAGGAGTACAGCTGGATGATCCGCGCCTGGACGGGGGCGGAGACCTCGACCGGGGACGTGTTCGCCCGGCTGGACGTCAACGGTGACGGGCACATCTCGAAGGGCGAGTTCGCCCGGCACTGGGTGGAGTTCTGGGCGGGCGACGACGAGGACGCGCCGGGCACGTACGTGTTCGGCGAGGTCTGA
- the argJ gene encoding bifunctional glutamate N-acetyltransferase/amino-acid acetyltransferase ArgJ: protein MSTENGPAPAQRPTRDRGVTGPKGFKAAGVAAGIKESGGLDLALVVNEGPGQAAAGVFTTNQVKAAPVLWSQQVLQERKLTAVVLNSGGANACTGPEGFQDTHATAEKVAEVLGVGAIEVAVCSTGLIGERLPMDALKAGVEVAAKELAGTDQAGLAAATAVMTTDTHPKQSWAAHPDGWSVGGFVKGAGMLAPNMATMLSVITTDAVIDGDTLDQALRATTARTYDRLDVDGGTSTNDTVLVLASGASGVAPTPGDFAAVLTAVAGDLVKQLQGDAEGVTKEISITVTGAACEDDAVTVAKTVAEDNLVKTALFGSDPNWGRIAMAVGRSQATVDQHRLGIAINGVTLFEDGHKAADRGEADLSGRDVAIVITLNLGEGEATVLTTDLSHAYVEENSAYSS from the coding sequence TTCAAGGCCGCGGGCGTCGCCGCCGGCATCAAGGAGTCCGGCGGGCTCGACCTGGCGCTGGTCGTCAACGAGGGGCCCGGCCAGGCCGCGGCGGGCGTGTTCACCACGAACCAGGTGAAGGCCGCGCCCGTCCTGTGGTCGCAGCAGGTGCTCCAGGAGCGCAAGCTCACCGCCGTGGTGCTCAACTCGGGCGGCGCGAACGCGTGCACCGGCCCGGAGGGCTTCCAGGACACCCACGCCACCGCCGAGAAGGTCGCCGAGGTCCTCGGCGTGGGCGCGATCGAGGTCGCGGTGTGCTCCACCGGCCTGATCGGCGAACGCCTGCCGATGGACGCGCTCAAGGCCGGGGTCGAGGTCGCCGCCAAGGAGCTGGCCGGCACCGACCAGGCCGGTCTCGCCGCCGCCACGGCCGTGATGACCACCGACACCCACCCCAAGCAGTCCTGGGCGGCGCACCCCGACGGCTGGTCGGTCGGCGGCTTCGTCAAGGGCGCGGGCATGCTCGCCCCGAACATGGCCACCATGCTCAGCGTCATCACCACCGACGCGGTGATCGACGGCGACACGCTCGACCAGGCGCTGCGCGCCACCACCGCCCGCACCTACGACCGGCTCGACGTCGACGGCGGCACCTCCACCAACGACACCGTGCTGGTGCTCGCCTCGGGCGCGTCGGGCGTCGCGCCCACCCCCGGGGACTTCGCCGCCGTGCTCACCGCCGTGGCCGGTGACCTGGTCAAGCAGCTCCAAGGCGACGCCGAGGGCGTGACCAAGGAAATCTCGATCACGGTCACCGGAGCGGCCTGCGAGGACGACGCGGTCACCGTCGCCAAGACCGTCGCCGAGGACAACCTGGTCAAGACCGCGCTGTTCGGCTCGGACCCGAACTGGGGCCGCATCGCGATGGCCGTGGGCCGCTCGCAGGCCACCGTCGACCAGCACCGGCTGGGCATCGCGATCAACGGCGTCACCCTCTTCGAGGACGGCCACAAGGCCGCCGACCGCGGCGAAGCCGACCTGTCCGGGCGCGACGTGGCCATCGTGATCACGCTGAACCTCGGTGAGGGCGAGGCGACCGTGCTCACCACCGACCTGTCGCACGCCTACGTCGAAGAGAACAGCGCCTACAGCTCATGA
- the tyrS gene encoding tyrosine--tRNA ligase gives MSEHILDELSWRGLIAQSTDLDALRKDLDAGPLTLYAGFDPTAPSLHAGNLVPLLMLRRFQRAGHRPIVLAGGATGMIGDPRDSAERSLNTLDTVAEWAGRIRGQLERFVEFDDSDTGAIVVNNLDWTGDVSVLEFLRDVGKHFSINVMLARETVKRRLEGDGMSYTEFSYLLLQSHDYLQLNRKYGTRLQVGGSDQWGNIIGGVDLVRKVDGKPVHALTAPLVTDAEGRKFGKSTGGGNVWLDPEMTSPYAWYQYFVNVGDADVLRYLRLFTFLSQEEIAELERQTTEAPHLRAAQKKLAEEFTDLVHGERETQQVITASQALFGRGELRELDLSTLEAAMAEAPTGEVRLADAPTIVDLLVNSGLADSNGAARRTVKEGGAYVNNTKVTDEAWVPAKDDLLHGSWLVVRRGKRNTAGVRVQL, from the coding sequence GTGAGTGAGCACATCCTCGACGAGCTGTCCTGGCGCGGCCTGATCGCGCAATCCACCGACCTCGACGCCCTGCGGAAGGATCTCGACGCGGGCCCGCTCACCCTCTACGCCGGGTTCGACCCGACCGCGCCCAGCCTGCACGCCGGCAACCTGGTGCCCCTGCTCATGCTGCGCCGCTTCCAGCGCGCCGGGCACCGGCCCATCGTCCTGGCGGGCGGCGCGACCGGCATGATCGGCGACCCGCGCGACAGCGCCGAGCGGTCCCTCAACACGCTGGACACCGTCGCCGAGTGGGCCGGGCGCATCCGCGGCCAGCTGGAGCGCTTCGTCGAGTTCGACGACAGCGACACCGGTGCGATCGTCGTCAACAACCTCGACTGGACCGGCGACGTGTCGGTGCTGGAGTTCCTGCGCGACGTCGGCAAGCACTTCTCGATCAACGTCATGCTGGCCCGCGAGACCGTGAAGCGGCGGCTCGAAGGCGACGGCATGTCGTACACGGAGTTCAGCTACCTGCTCCTCCAGTCGCACGACTACCTCCAGCTCAACCGCAAGTACGGCACGCGGTTGCAGGTGGGCGGCTCGGACCAGTGGGGCAACATCATCGGCGGCGTCGACCTGGTCCGCAAGGTCGACGGCAAGCCCGTGCACGCCCTTACGGCCCCGTTGGTCACCGACGCGGAGGGCCGCAAGTTCGGCAAGTCCACCGGCGGCGGCAACGTGTGGCTCGACCCGGAGATGACCTCGCCCTACGCCTGGTACCAGTACTTCGTGAACGTGGGCGACGCCGACGTGCTGCGGTACCTCCGGCTGTTCACCTTCCTGTCCCAGGAGGAGATCGCCGAGCTGGAGCGGCAGACGACCGAGGCGCCGCACCTGCGCGCCGCGCAGAAGAAGCTGGCCGAGGAGTTCACCGACCTCGTGCACGGCGAGCGCGAGACGCAGCAGGTGATCACCGCCAGCCAGGCCCTGTTCGGGCGCGGAGAGCTGCGCGAGCTCGACCTGTCGACGCTGGAGGCCGCGATGGCCGAGGCCCCGACCGGCGAGGTGCGCCTGGCCGACGCGCCGACGATCGTCGACCTGCTGGTCAACTCCGGTCTGGCGGACAGCAACGGCGCGGCGCGGCGCACGGTGAAGGAGGGCGGCGCGTACGTGAACAACACGAAGGTGACCGACGAGGCGTGGGTGCCCGCCAAGGACGACCTGCTGCACG
- a CDS encoding arginine repressor yields MTRTARQARIVELVSQRAIRSQSELAKTLAVEGIEVTQATLSRDLDELGAVKLRGADGGAPVYVIPEDGSPVRGVQGGTSRLVRVLNELLVSVDSSGNLAVLRTPPGAAQFLASALDRAALTDIVGTIAGDDTILVVAREPLTGAELAARVSALAAGQEDGGD; encoded by the coding sequence ATGACCCGCACCGCGCGGCAGGCCCGCATCGTCGAACTGGTCAGCCAACGCGCCATCCGCAGCCAGTCGGAACTGGCGAAGACGCTGGCCGTCGAAGGCATCGAGGTCACCCAGGCCACCCTGTCGAGGGACCTGGACGAGCTCGGCGCGGTCAAGCTGCGCGGCGCGGACGGCGGCGCGCCGGTCTACGTGATCCCCGAGGACGGCAGCCCGGTGCGCGGCGTCCAAGGCGGCACGTCCCGGCTCGTGCGGGTGCTCAACGAACTGCTCGTCTCGGTCGACTCCTCGGGCAACCTCGCCGTCCTGCGCACCCCGCCCGGCGCGGCCCAGTTCCTGGCCAGCGCGCTGGACCGGGCCGCGCTCACCGACATCGTCGGCACGATCGCCGGCGACGACACCATCCTGGTGGTGGCGCGCGAACCGCTGACCGGCGCGGAGCTGGCGGCCCGGGTGAGCGCGCTGGCCGCCGGCCAGGAGGACGGCGGTGACTGA
- the argH gene encoding argininosuccinate lyase, whose product MALLSASTHFDWRLAPYDIRGSRAHARVLHRAGLLTADELDRMLAALDALHADVESGAFTPTLADEDVHTALERGLIERAGPDLGGKLRAGRSRNDQVATLFRMWLRDAAHRVSEGVLDVVDALAGQAEAHPTAVMPGRTHLQSAQPVLLAHHLLAHGQALLRDVERLKDWDKRAAVSPYGSGALAGSSLGLDPAAVAAELGFDAPVENSIDGTASRDFAAEIAFVLAMIGVDLSRIAEEVIIWTTAEFHFAVLDDAWATGSSIMPQKKNPDVAELTRGKAGRLIGNLTGLLATLKAQPLAYNRDLQEDKEPLFDSVEQLGLLLPALTGMIATIRFDTARMAEVAPAGFTLATDIAEWLVRQGVPFRVAHEAAGECVQAAESRGVGLDELTDAEFAAISPHLTPEVRGVLTVEGSIASRDAHGGTAPDRVAEQLKRLRDRSGLARRA is encoded by the coding sequence ATGGCACTGCTGTCGGCCTCCACGCACTTCGATTGGCGACTCGCGCCTTACGACATCCGGGGCTCCCGTGCGCACGCCCGCGTGCTCCACCGCGCGGGCCTGCTGACAGCCGACGAACTGGACCGGATGCTCGCCGCGCTGGACGCCCTGCACGCCGACGTCGAGTCCGGGGCGTTCACCCCCACCCTCGCCGACGAAGACGTCCACACCGCGCTCGAACGCGGCCTCATCGAACGCGCCGGACCCGACCTCGGCGGCAAGCTCCGCGCCGGCCGGTCCCGCAACGACCAGGTCGCCACCCTGTTCCGGATGTGGCTGCGCGACGCCGCCCACCGCGTGTCCGAAGGCGTCCTGGACGTCGTGGACGCCCTGGCCGGCCAGGCCGAGGCGCACCCGACCGCCGTCATGCCCGGCCGCACCCACCTCCAGTCCGCCCAGCCCGTGCTGCTCGCCCACCACCTGCTGGCCCACGGCCAGGCGCTGCTGCGCGACGTCGAACGCCTCAAGGACTGGGACAAGCGCGCCGCCGTCTCCCCGTACGGCTCCGGCGCGCTGGCCGGCTCGTCGCTCGGCCTCGACCCCGCCGCCGTCGCCGCCGAACTCGGCTTCGACGCCCCCGTCGAGAACTCCATCGACGGCACCGCCTCGCGCGACTTCGCCGCCGAGATCGCGTTCGTGCTGGCCATGATCGGCGTCGACCTGTCCCGGATCGCCGAAGAGGTGATCATCTGGACCACCGCCGAGTTCCACTTCGCGGTGCTGGACGACGCGTGGGCCACCGGCAGCTCGATCATGCCCCAGAAGAAGAACCCGGACGTCGCCGAGCTCACCCGCGGCAAGGCGGGCCGGCTGATCGGCAACCTCACCGGCCTGCTGGCCACCCTCAAGGCCCAGCCGCTGGCCTACAACCGGGACCTCCAGGAGGACAAGGAGCCCCTGTTCGACTCCGTCGAGCAGCTCGGGCTCCTGCTCCCCGCGCTCACCGGCATGATCGCCACCATCCGCTTCGACACCGCCCGGATGGCCGAGGTCGCGCCCGCCGGGTTCACCCTGGCCACCGACATCGCCGAGTGGCTGGTCCGCCAGGGCGTGCCGTTCCGGGTCGCGCACGAGGCCGCGGGCGAGTGCGTCCAAGCCGCCGAGAGCCGCGGCGTCGGCCTCGACGAGCTCACCGACGCCGAGTTCGCCGCCATCTCCCCGCACCTCACCCCCGAGGTGCGCGGCGTGCTCACCGTCGAGGGGTCGATCGCCTCCCGCGACGCCCACGGCGGCACCGCCCCCGACCGGGTCGCCGAACAGCTCAAGCGGCTGCGCGACCGGTCCGGCCTGGCCCGCCGTGCCTAG